The window CTGCCTGCAGAAATTCTGGGAACAAGATGGAAACAAGAACTGTCCCATCTGTAAAAGAAGATCTTCCAAGGATTTTCCAAAAGTAAACTTCCCTCTGAAGGAACTGGCTGACTCTTTTACTGGAAGACAGAAATCTGGATCATCTGAGGCAGAAAAAGGAGCAAAGCATCTGATGGTGGTCTGCAGCAAACACCAAGAAGACCCtaaactgttctgtgaagacgaGCAGAGAgctgtgtgtcctgtctgtgaGTTTTCTCTCCACCAGAGTCACAAAGTGGTTCCTATAGAACAAGCAGTCAGTGAGCTGAAGGAGCAGCTGAGATCTGACTTAAAGTCTCTGCAGGACAAGaggaacaaacacaaacaggtgGAGAAAACGTACGAGGATGTGATTCAACACTCCAAGAAGCAGCTGTTgtccacagagagacagatcaAAGCAGAGTTCAACAAGCTCCACCAGTTcctgaaagaggaagaggagtccaGACTGGCAGctctgagggaggaagaggagcagaagaggaaGACTATCAGCAGAGAGATGAAGAGGATCCAGGAGCAGATCTCCTCTCTGTCAGACAGCATCTCTGCTGTTGAAGAAGACTTACAGAAAGACAAGGTGTCGTTCCTCAGCAGTTATAAAGCCACTCAGAGCagagccagaggtcagaggtcactgtCAGATCCACAGCTGGtctcaggagctctgatagaTGTGGCCAAACACCTGGGCAACCTGTCCTTCAGAGTCtgggagaagatgaaggagaagGTCCACTTCACTCCTGTCATTCTGGACCCAAACACTGCAGGTGGATGGCTCTACCTGTCTGATGATCTGACATGTTTGAGACAAGGAGACACAGAGCAGAAGCTTCCTGATAATCCAGAAAGAAACAAGTATGTTGAAGTCTTTGGTTCTGAGGGCTTCAGCTTGGGGAAACACAGctgggaggtggaggtgggagACCATCCTGGCTGGTTCATTGGTTATGTTAAAGAGTCAGTTGACAGGAAGGGAGAGGCATCTACTTCACCAGAAGATGGAATCTGGTGTTTAGTTCATCGTGATGGAAAATACACTAATGGTGCTGGTCAAACTCTCACAGTAAAGAAGAATCTCCAGAAGATCAGAGTCCAGCTGGACTATGACAGGGGGGAGGTGTCCTTCTACGACCCTGAAGACATGTCTCACATCTACACTTATGAAGACACTTTCACTGAGAAACTCTTCCCTTATTTCAATGTTGGAAAAGCTGCTGATGCCAAAACTTCAGATCTCAAAATCTGTCAAactgacatttctttttaaacttgtgtttttaaattctctgaaatatgtaatattttttgATCGGTGTTTCTATTTGctgtcagatttaaaaaatattttctcaacatattttatcttctttaaagtttttaactttttaattttaaattccaACAACAGGAATTTCtaagtaaaaatcaaaacatcttGATATAATTTTCAAAGTCTGTTATTTTGTGAAACCAGTATAAAGATAATCCtctataaagttttttttttttttccctgttatcTCTCTCACCAGCATTGGACATTTCTGTATATTCTACCTAGTGTGTGTCacgatttgttctgatgaaccttAACACAGCCGCACACAGAGCTTTGTTTCAAGAATTTTATTAAAGGTGGATGGATAGTGGAGGATGAAAACCAACAGTCTTTACCAGGTTGGAAAGGGAGGTGCCCCATCAGCAGCGGGTGCAGCTGATGGGGCAGGCGGACCGGAGGTAACTGGAGGACCGTGGGTGCGGTGCTGTGGAACTAAGAGCCTGGACACGTCCACGGAAGGCGAGAGAGCGCTGAAGTCAAGAAAAAAACGTCAGTTTTGCAGCAAGATTACACGGGCGCCTGGAGAGTCAGCAGGCTGGCAGGCAGGcaagcaggcaggcaggcagacacagAGGAAGTTTGAGGACAGCAGGCAGGCACAAGGAAGGCGGTGAGGAGGACGACGAGGGCTGGTGTACACAGGGTAGCAGCAGGAAGGTGAATGCCGAGAGGTGTAGAGAGTAGTGGGGAGAAGACGATTTGGCGGGAAGAGCCGACTGAGGTGAGCTTATGTAGGGAGGATGGCAGGTGGAATAAATTGCTGCTGcttcagcagaagcagcagcaaagGGTGCAGCAGCAGCGGGTGCAGCTGATGGGGCAGACATCCTGGTGAGTGGAGGTCGTGGTGGAGGTAGCCTGTAGAGGATCTGAGCGTAGGCACTCTGCTTAATCCACACCACCTCCTCCGCAAGGCCGACTCCCAGTTGGGACAGAAGTGTGGATTTATCCCTCCAGATGTCCCATAACCCCTTCACTGCAGTCACCCGCAACCAAGGCAGATCGAGGGTGGCGTAAGTGTCAAGCAGTCCCCTCAGTTCCTTGAAGATCAGCTCCAGGCTCAGTGTGGGCGTCGGGTTCATGCTAGTCAGATTGTTCTGTCAcaatttgttctgatgaaccttaacacagccacacacagagctttgtTTCAAGAGTTTTATTAAAGGTGGAATGAGTCAAGCTTAATGATTAACGGCAGGTGGCAGGAATCAGTGGTAGAGTGAAGAACTGGGCTGTATGGAAGGAAAAAGGTGCCGGGAAATGTCCAGGGTACAGGAGGCAaaaactgcaccctgacatCGTGAACAaggataatttattttagtttgtttctaACTCTGTTtggtaaaaacatttaacagaagTTCAGAAATGACACAATGATCTCAGATTTCTTAACTGGGATATCTTGTTagtcttgtttttaattattggaATGATTCATGATATTCAAACTACTGCTGAAAATCTTTAATAtattgaaaaaagaaatctggaaTCTGTTGGTTCTATTTAAGCATATCTTGTTGATACCACATTATTGTTTCACATACATAGAGAACATAATACTATTTAGGTGGATATTGTGTAATATTGTGTACATACCGTGAAAGATATGCATATTGGCATCTTCAATTTAACTTCATTGAAATGGaatgaattaatttaaatttacttgGGACGACAGTTATCCTAAAATTGAAAATGATGCTTCAAGTCAAATAGTTAAACTAGCAAAAACACGCCATTGTTATGATATTGTGTGTACTGACAGAAATATGTGACTTCATGCTAAAAAAGATATTTAAGAAATAATCATTACTGCGATGAGAGAAATCAATTTTGCTGAAATAATCTGTTACCCTGGCCTGGTCACACATAATGCGCTGTTGATTCAGGTTGTGTGCTCTCCTCACCCGTCTGCTATCCACCAAACTTATCTAAATATGTAAACCTAAAGATGTTTGTGTAAACCCATCAGATAGCTCACAGAGTGTAGGAGACACTTTTAGAAATCCACAGGTTTCAGGATCTCACCCAGTGAGGTTACCTATTCCTTAAAAACCCCACTCCTCAGTTTTCATTTATCAAATAGTTTTAGACAGAAGTAATTAGGCTGTGGTGAAGTCAAGTGACCAGTTTATTTAGAATTAACACAAAGTAGATTGCTACGAAAGCAAAAGGTTGGTtgttagaagaaatgtgaatgtaatcattttctttttatctttttattaaggactgttctactgttttaacttcacacaggagaaacagatggTTCTCCTAGACCAAGAGTCTCTTGCTATATATGTTAATCTTACACCTCTGTGTGTGCCAgccccatgttgtaaaaccccccttgccttttgttttgtttcttacccccatgttgtgaacccctgactccgcctgccacttctttgatgtctaataataaaggaaaagggacagaggtaaccagcgcagatagagccgagactgtgatgaaaacggcctcacgtttctggctcttctgccctctgtctctttgagaagagtctaaaaaacttgtttgtgttggctttctttccagaatcaaagagttattaaacttaactttatcaaacccagtacatatatcctattaaaaattgttatttaagataaaataacatttactaatcctttatttttcccacgacggggaaattta of the Fundulus heteroclitus isolate FHET01 chromosome 12, MU-UCD_Fhet_4.1, whole genome shotgun sequence genome contains:
- the LOC118564849 gene encoding nuclear factor 7, brain-like is translated as MAEKVALLESYLSCHVCSETFRDPVSLSCNHSFCSSCLQKFWEQDGNKNCPICKRRSSKDFPKVNFPLKELADSFTGRQKSGSSEAEKGAKHLMVVCSKHQEDPKLFCEDEQRAVCPVCEFSLHQSHKVVPIEQAVSELKEQLRSDLKSLQDKRNKHKQVEKTYEDVIQHSKKQLLSTERQIKAEFNKLHQFLKEEEESRLAALREEEEQKRKTISREMKRIQEQISSLSDSISAVEEDLQKDKVSFLSSYKATQSRARGQRSLSDPQLVSGALIDVAKHLGNLSFRVWEKMKEKVHFTPVILDPNTAGGWLYLSDDLTCLRQGDTEQKLPDNPERNKYVEVFGSEGFSLGKHSWEVEVGDHPGWFIGYVKESVDRKGEASTSPEDGIWCLVHRDGKYTNGAGQTLTVKKNLQKIRVQLDYDRGEVSFYDPEDMSHIYTYEDTFTEKLFPYFNVGKAADAKTSDLKICQTDISF